The following proteins are co-located in the Streptomyces sp. NBC_00435 genome:
- a CDS encoding MFS transporter — protein sequence MPSPYRAIFAAPGSRGFSAAGLIGRLPISMVGVGILTMISELTGRYSLAGALTATLALSAAVVGPQVSRLVDQYGQRRVLRPAALLAVVAVAGLLLCAANNAPDWTLFVFSALAGCVPSVGSMIRARWTAIYRDSPRELHTAYSLESVLDEVCFIFGPIIAIGLSTTWFPEAGPLVAGVCLLVGVWWLTAQRSTEPAPHPRGEDTGRTSALRSPGLQVLVATFVATGAIFGSIDVVTLGFAEEQGHKAAASFVLAIWAGGSCLAGIVFGLLHLKSKAERRWVLGICAMAVSMIPLLLAGNLPFLAVALFVSGLAIAPTMITTMALIEAHVPRAKLTEGMTWISTGLAVGVALGSSAAGWVIDAAGARTGYVVSISAGAAAAAVAFAGYRRLTRSAQGEEPSNDGDDGDSREQRDTDRRVA from the coding sequence TTGCCCAGTCCCTACCGCGCGATCTTCGCGGCCCCCGGGAGTCGCGGGTTCAGCGCGGCCGGCCTCATAGGGCGCCTGCCGATCTCCATGGTCGGCGTCGGCATCCTCACGATGATCTCCGAGCTCACCGGCCGCTACTCGCTGGCCGGCGCGCTCACCGCCACCCTCGCGCTCTCCGCCGCCGTCGTCGGCCCCCAGGTCTCCCGCCTGGTCGACCAGTACGGCCAGCGGCGCGTCCTGCGCCCCGCGGCCCTGCTGGCCGTCGTCGCCGTCGCCGGCCTGCTGCTCTGCGCGGCCAACAACGCGCCCGACTGGACCCTGTTCGTCTTCTCCGCCCTCGCCGGCTGCGTGCCGAGCGTGGGTTCGATGATCCGCGCCCGGTGGACGGCCATTTACCGGGACTCCCCGCGCGAACTGCACACGGCGTACTCCCTGGAGTCCGTCCTCGACGAGGTCTGCTTCATCTTCGGCCCGATCATCGCCATCGGGCTCTCCACCACCTGGTTCCCCGAGGCCGGCCCCCTGGTCGCCGGGGTCTGCCTGCTGGTGGGCGTGTGGTGGCTGACCGCGCAGCGCTCCACCGAGCCGGCCCCGCACCCGCGCGGCGAGGACACCGGGAGGACCTCCGCGCTGCGTTCCCCCGGACTCCAGGTACTGGTGGCCACCTTCGTGGCCACCGGGGCGATTTTCGGCTCCATCGACGTGGTCACCCTGGGCTTCGCCGAGGAGCAGGGGCACAAGGCCGCCGCCAGCTTCGTCCTCGCCATCTGGGCGGGCGGATCCTGTCTCGCCGGCATCGTCTTCGGCCTGCTCCACCTCAAGAGCAAGGCCGAACGCAGGTGGGTGCTGGGCATTTGTGCGATGGCCGTGAGTATGATCCCCCTCCTACTGGCCGGGAACCTTCCGTTTCTGGCCGTGGCGCTCTTCGTCTCGGGCCTCGCCATCGCTCCCACGATGATCACCACGATGGCCCTGATCGAGGCGCACGTACCACGCGCGAAGCTGACCGAGGGCATGACCTGGATCAGCACCGGCCTCGCGGTCGGGGTCGCGCTCGGCTCCTCCGCGGCCGGCTGGGTCATCGACGCCGCCGGGGCGAGGACCGGGTACGTCGTCTCCATCTCGGCGGGGGCCGCCGCGGCGGCGGTTGCGTTCGCGGGTTACCGCCGACTGACGAGGTCGGCGCAAGGGGAGGAGCCCTCCAACGATGGCGACGACGGGGACAGCAGGGAACAGCGGGACACGGACCGCCGCGTGGCATAA
- a CDS encoding ferrochelatase: MSDQLRASAAGSAEGPAAPYDALLLLSFGGPEGPDDVVPFLENVTRGRGIPRERLKEVGQHYFGFGGVSPINGQNRELLDALRKDFAEHGLDLPVYWGNRNWAPYLDDVMREMAADGRRRIAVLATSAYASYSGCRQYRENLADALDLLVAQGTAAPDLPKVDKLRHYFNHPGFVQPMIDGVLAALESLPGEVRAGAHLAFTTHSIPNAAADTSGPAADHTADGAGGAYVKQHLDVAKVIADAVRAETGTELPWELVYQSRSGAPHVPWLEPDICDHLEALHGAGAPAVVMVPIGFVSDHMEVLYDLDTEATAKAAELGLPVARSATVGADPRFAAAVRDLVLERAAAERGEAVERCALGLLGASHDLCAVGCCPARGPRPAAAGMDSPYA, encoded by the coding sequence ATGTCTGACCAGCTCCGCGCCTCCGCCGCCGGCTCGGCCGAAGGCCCCGCCGCCCCCTACGACGCCCTCCTGCTGCTGTCCTTCGGCGGCCCCGAGGGACCCGACGACGTCGTGCCGTTCCTGGAGAACGTCACGCGCGGGCGCGGCATCCCGCGCGAGCGCCTCAAGGAGGTCGGGCAGCACTACTTCGGCTTCGGCGGGGTCAGCCCGATCAACGGGCAGAACCGCGAGCTGCTGGACGCGCTGCGCAAAGACTTCGCGGAGCACGGGCTGGACCTGCCGGTCTACTGGGGCAACCGCAACTGGGCCCCGTACCTGGACGACGTGATGCGCGAGATGGCCGCCGACGGGCGCCGGCGCATCGCGGTCCTCGCGACCAGCGCGTACGCCTCGTACTCGGGCTGCCGGCAGTACCGCGAGAACCTCGCCGACGCGCTCGACCTGCTCGTGGCGCAGGGCACGGCCGCGCCGGACCTGCCGAAGGTCGACAAGCTGCGGCACTACTTCAACCACCCCGGCTTCGTGCAGCCCATGATCGACGGGGTGCTGGCCGCGCTGGAGTCGCTGCCCGGGGAGGTCCGCGCCGGGGCGCACCTGGCCTTCACCACGCACTCCATCCCGAACGCGGCCGCGGACACCTCCGGCCCGGCCGCGGACCACACCGCGGACGGCGCGGGCGGGGCCTACGTCAAGCAGCACCTGGACGTCGCGAAGGTGATCGCCGACGCGGTCCGCGCCGAGACCGGCACCGAACTGCCCTGGGAGCTCGTCTACCAGTCGCGCAGCGGAGCCCCGCACGTCCCGTGGCTGGAGCCGGACATCTGCGACCACCTGGAGGCCCTGCACGGGGCGGGCGCCCCGGCGGTGGTCATGGTGCCGATCGGCTTCGTCTCGGACCACATGGAGGTGCTGTACGACCTCGACACGGAGGCGACGGCGAAGGCCGCCGAGCTCGGCCTCCCGGTCGCCCGCTCCGCGACGGTCGGCGCCGACCCGCGGTTCGCGGCGGCGGTACGGGACCTCGTGCTGGAGCGGGCCGCGGCGGAACGCGGGGAGGCCGTGGAGCGTTGCGCGCTCGGCCTGCTCGGAGCTAGTCATGATCTGTGTGCCGTGGGCTGCTGCCCGGCACGGGGCCCCCGGCCGGCGGCCGCGGGCATGGACAGTCCGTACGCGTAG
- a CDS encoding inositol monophosphatase family protein, translated as MSEELKTELLDVALEAAGRAGALLRDGRPADLAVASTKTSPIDVVTEMDIAAEKLITEILAERRPGDGLLGEEGSDTSGTSGVRWVVDPLDGTVNYLYGLPTWGVSIAAEYLGETVAGVVAAPMRGETYSAVLGRGAWLDGVRLACRPAAPLDQALIGTGFAYVQTRRAHQADVVQRIIPLVRDIRRGGSAAIDLCDVAAGRLDGYWERGLNPWDLAAGELIAREAGALTGGRSGERASGGLALAATPAVFASLQPLLEEAGAWHD; from the coding sequence ATTTCCGAAGAGCTGAAGACCGAACTGCTGGACGTGGCCCTGGAGGCGGCCGGCCGGGCGGGCGCGCTGCTGAGGGACGGACGGCCGGCCGATCTGGCGGTCGCCTCGACCAAGACCAGCCCCATCGACGTGGTGACCGAGATGGACATCGCGGCCGAGAAGCTGATCACGGAGATCCTCGCGGAGCGGCGGCCCGGGGACGGACTGCTGGGCGAGGAGGGCTCCGACACCTCCGGGACCAGTGGCGTGCGCTGGGTCGTCGACCCGCTGGACGGCACCGTGAACTACCTCTACGGGCTACCGACCTGGGGCGTGTCCATCGCGGCCGAGTACCTGGGCGAGACGGTGGCCGGGGTCGTGGCGGCGCCGATGCGCGGGGAGACGTACTCCGCGGTGCTCGGGCGCGGGGCGTGGCTGGACGGGGTCCGCCTCGCCTGCCGGCCGGCAGCCCCGCTGGACCAGGCGCTGATCGGCACCGGGTTCGCGTACGTCCAGACCCGGCGGGCCCACCAGGCAGACGTGGTGCAGCGGATCATCCCGCTGGTCCGGGACATCCGGCGCGGCGGCTCGGCGGCGATCGACCTGTGCGACGTGGCCGCCGGGCGGCTGGACGGGTACTGGGAGCGGGGGCTGAACCCCTGGGACCTGGCGGCGGGCGAACTGATCGCGCGGGAGGCCGGCGCGCTGACCGGGGGCCGGTCCGGTGAGCGGGCTTCGGGCGGGCTCGCGCTGGCGGCGACCCCCGCGGTGTTCGCCTCGCTCCAGCCGCTGCTGGAGGAGGCCGGGGCCTGGCACGACTGA